In the Alkaliphilus flagellatus genome, one interval contains:
- the pstB gene encoding phosphate ABC transporter ATP-binding protein PstB, whose product MYKILVKDLDLYYGSFQALNNISLNIDEKKVTALIGPSGCGKSTFLRTLNRMNDLIDGVRINGNLELEGQNIYEKDVDVVALRRRVGMVFQKPNPFPKSIYENVAYGPKRYGVNSKIELDEIVEKSLRKAALWDEVKDRLNKSALGLSGGQQQRLCIARALAMEPEVLLMDEPTSALDPIATAKIEELIMELKKEYTIVIVTHSMQQAARISDSTAFFLMGELIEVGKTKDIFTTPRDKRTEDYITGRFG is encoded by the coding sequence ATGTATAAAATTTTAGTTAAGGACCTAGATTTATATTATGGAAGCTTCCAAGCATTAAATAATATTTCCTTAAATATTGATGAAAAAAAGGTAACAGCTTTAATTGGACCTTCTGGCTGTGGTAAATCAACATTTTTAAGAACATTAAATCGAATGAATGATTTAATAGATGGGGTTCGCATAAATGGAAATTTAGAACTAGAAGGGCAAAATATATATGAAAAAGATGTAGATGTAGTTGCCCTTAGAAGAAGGGTAGGTATGGTATTTCAAAAACCAAATCCTTTTCCAAAATCAATTTATGAAAATGTGGCCTACGGTCCTAAAAGATATGGAGTAAATTCTAAAATAGAGCTAGATGAGATTGTTGAGAAAAGTTTAAGAAAAGCAGCTCTATGGGATGAAGTTAAGGATCGATTAAATAAATCTGCCCTTGGACTATCTGGTGGACAACAGCAAAGGCTATGTATTGCAAGGGCATTGGCAATGGAGCCAGAGGTGTTGTTAATGGATGAACCTACATCCGCATTGGATCCAATTGCTACAGCTAAAATCGAAGAGCTTATTATGGAACTGAAAAAAGAGTATACAATAGTAATAGTAACTCATTCAATGCAACAGGCGGCAAGAATATCAGATAGTACTGCTTTTTTCCTAATGGGAGAATTAATTGAAGTAGGGAAGACAAAGGATATTTTCACAACACCTAGAGATAAGCGGACAGAAGACTATATTACAGGTCGTTTTGGATAG
- the pstA gene encoding phosphate ABC transporter permease PstA: MDKKKIQEKVAFSILTFTMLLVVIPIILIIGFILYKGIGTINWGFITEMPRKGMKEGGIYPAIVGTMYLVLGTMAFALPLGIGSAIYLNEYAKRGRLTKLIRLAILNLAGVPSVVYGLFGLGLFVFFLGFGTSILAGSLTLACLILPVIITASEEALKSVSAEYREASLALGATKWQTIRHVVLPHAMPGILTGAILGIGRAAGETAPILLTVAAFFLPRLPKSIFDQAMVLPYHLYIISTQVPNMPEGIQYGTALVLLGVISIFFIIATTIRIKMKVANRS; the protein is encoded by the coding sequence ATGGATAAGAAAAAAATTCAAGAAAAAGTTGCCTTTAGCATTTTAACCTTTACTATGCTACTTGTAGTAATACCAATAATACTAATTATAGGATTTATTTTATATAAAGGAATTGGAACTATTAATTGGGGCTTCATAACCGAAATGCCTAGGAAGGGAATGAAGGAAGGTGGAATTTATCCTGCTATTGTTGGTACGATGTATTTAGTACTTGGAACAATGGCCTTTGCACTACCTTTAGGTATTGGATCTGCTATATATTTAAATGAATATGCAAAAAGAGGAAGACTGACAAAGCTAATAAGACTTGCTATATTAAATCTTGCTGGAGTTCCTTCAGTTGTTTATGGTCTATTTGGATTAGGATTATTTGTGTTTTTTTTAGGTTTTGGTACTTCAATCTTGGCAGGTTCATTGACATTAGCGTGTCTCATTCTTCCAGTAATAATTACAGCATCTGAAGAGGCTTTAAAAAGTGTGTCTGCGGAATATAGGGAAGCCTCTTTAGCACTAGGAGCTACAAAATGGCAAACTATAAGGCATGTAGTTCTGCCTCATGCAATGCCTGGAATTTTAACTGGAGCAATATTAGGTATAGGTAGGGCAGCAGGAGAAACAGCACCAATATTACTGACTGTAGCTGCATTCTTTTTACCTAGATTACCAAAATCAATTTTTGATCAGGCTATGGTTCTACCTTATCATCTATATATTATTTCTACTCAAGTACCTAATATGCCTGAAGGTATTCAATACGGAACTGCTCTTGTGCTATTAGGAGTAATTTCTATATTTTTTATTATTGCAACTACAATTCGAATCAAAATGAAAGTAGCTAATCGCAGTTAA